The Elaeis guineensis isolate ETL-2024a chromosome 12, EG11, whole genome shotgun sequence sequence GCAATATTAATTAAACTTTTCCATGACTTTGTCTTCTCATCCTATAGAACATcaggaaaaaaaatatcaaaataagaatTAATATGATTTAAAAGGTCAGATCAAACTCATAGTTGCACTGTCAATCTCATGAAAAGTTTGATTCTAGGGAATGAAAGTATATATCATTTTCTGATTCATACCTAAATCAAGATCAGTCATATTTATGAAAATTGTCACTTTATCTTGTGAAGGTCAAGTGTGCTTGATTTAAAATAGCTTATTTATCCCTCGAGCCATTTAGGTCAAGTTGAGAAGCACAACCAAAGAAGAAAAGTTCATAACCTGTATTTATAAGAGTAAGACCAACACTGAGAACAAAGAAGGATCACGTGAACTGATAATCCTTCCTGGTGGATGCCAAAGGTTTCTTCTTGAGGATTTCTACTTTATATTGAAAAAGGTGCATTATTGCTAATTTAACGGGACAAAGAAGAATCCAAGAGAGACTGTTGCTTCAAGAGAGGAAAGAAAGCGAACCGTAATTAAGGGGTCTTCTTGGCACCTCTCTAGGAGATGAAAAGAAGAGAGACTTTGCACTCTTAAACTGAATCATCTTTCACTTCGGCACCATTGGCAATGAATATGATGAGGGGAAAGAAAATGAACAAAAGGAAGAGGGAAGAAGAAAATAATGCACTTGCTGCATTCAGCTTTCATATAGCTTTCTTAGCTACCCTTTAAGCATGTCACTTCTCTTCTGGCCAAGTTATGGCAGGTGTATAGCATGAGGGCCTATTTGTGCATTTTACAGACACATATAACATGCATATGATATCGGAGCTGATGAGGTGAACAAACTAAATATAAACACATGCAAGTTCAGGTGCACCAGTCATGCCAAAGCACAGGCACATGAGACAAGTCTCTGTTTTGGTGTACCAAGAAATGCCAGATTATTTAAGGGGTTTGGAATTCCCAACACAAACTGAAAGACTCAATTGCGTGTTGCATGTGCAGCTGTATTGTACTTTGAATGCAGAGCACAAGCCACAAAATAAAGTGCACTGGAAAATGACATGAAACTTAGGGCTAAAGGTGACAAAATTTTGATGTTTCCTGCATCCAGCAACAGGTATTTTTAGAGCTCGCTATCCATATGTGAGAAAAGTGTCACCCAAAGTGAAGAGTTGATAAAACAGCCAAAACTTGTATCACTTTATTGCTACGAGTAGATAATCTCAAATCACCTTGACCCATAGATTACCAATTCTAAGGTCATGTATATGCTTTTGTCCACTCTGTTTATGTTTATCCTTTTAGATAATAGGCTGGATACCTATAACACCTAAGAATGAGAGTCTAAACCTTTTTCCTTCTCCTTTTTCCTTGTCCCTGTTCTTCTTATCAGTAATTTCAGCAAACAACTTTGCTGCCCAACTTACTCCTCCACCAACCTTGATAAGAAGCATCATGCCTTCATGATTCTACCGATTTAAACTAATTACATGATGCAGCAGTATTATCCAACCTAGACCAACTCTCGAGTGGCCTGTACAACATCAAATCAGCAGCACATTTTCCATCATTTAATAACCGGTGCTTTGGAAGTGATAAACCTTCCCATATATTCTTTTCAGACAAACCCAAAATGTACAAACTTACTCATCTGGAACGAAAAATCACCAAATCCCTGTCATTTGATCATTTATTGACAATCAAACAGCAAGATTGGTCACTCCAAGCAACCAGGTAAACACGAAAATTACCGCCTTGAGGTCATATGTAGTACAGAACACACCGAAGCATTCTCTCCTCTTCTCAGCGTCAGCTGGGGTGGCGGGGGCAATTGGAGCCTGGACTTGGCTGCCAAACAACGACCAGAAAATTATAAATCAAATGCGAGATAAGAACAGAAAGAAGCAAACTttgagagaaaggaaagagaagaaggtctcACTTTGGTGCTATGGAGCAGAGGATTCCCGGCGTCCGGCGAAGTGGAGGCAAAACAGAGCATCGCCGATTCTTGTAAAAGTGAAGAGGGGTTGCGAACTTGGAAGCGAGGTTGGAGGGAAGGGTTTGGGTTCTCGGATGGGAAGGAGAAATGTCCGCTAAGGCCATGGAAGGATCGGAGAGGAGTGGAGGAACAGGGGAGGTAAAGGGGAGAACTTGGAAGAGATGAGAGGTAGGGACGGAGAGAGGAAGGAATTAAGGGGGATTGGATTTTGTTTTTAAAAATGCAAATAATGGACATAAGGCCACCATAAACACACGTGGCACGACAGCATGGTCCAAACCCCGGCAAAATCAGACTAGCTGCTTAGAATATTTTTCGGCTTTTTTTTCCCTAGTCGATTTAATTACTCATTTGCTCAGCCAAAGCCCCCaagtctttttttctttctttctttctttttcaaattGAAGGAAATGAAAGGGAAGGCAGAAGAGAGTAGACCGTTGAGAGTTTCCTACTACCATATTTTTAGTTATTTCatctcaagaattttttttttggtagtctATTATATGTATTTAACTGGTATTTTGATTCCAGTTGCAAAAAGATCAGGGGTGCATTTGGTTCGTaattaaattgaaattaaaattaaaataaaaatttgaaataatcctAATTCAATCGGAATCGAATTTAAATGCCATGGACAATTTAGGATTGAGTTTTGGGAGACTgacattctctttttttttttttttctaaatttaaaatcaaaatcgGATCCCCTCCAACCAAACTATCGAAATAGGAGTCACTCGTTCCTGTCCTATTCCAAAGCTAAGCTCCCCTCTCAACCAAACAGATCCCAAGTTCTTTTTCTTATAAGCTTTCGATTGCAGCTCAGGtatatgtattttttttcatttactcTTCTTTTTTCCCTGAAACACAGAATTAAATGTTTATAAGTTGAAAGAAGTCAAGATtgggcaaaaaaaagaaaaaaaaattgtgttTATATAACGTTTTCTTCAAGAGTTGAATTCAGAAGACATTTCTAGGAAGATAAGTGAGACAACGTTGCAATACGAACTGGATATTTCTGAAGATTAGTATGCGGATTCAAGCTTAGACCTTGAAGTTCTTGCCCTCGAAGGTCTGGCCAAACTGCCAATCTTTTAGGGTGATATGCCAATGAGGTCGATTTGTGACGGTCACTTGTCATAACTCCGAATGACAAGGATTGCCCAGTTTAGTCCTCACCACTCTCCCAGTACTGACCCCAGTTTCGCTACATCGGCGTCCACCCCAGCTTGTTTCCTTTTACAGGACATCTCCAGCGCCATCGACGTTCCACACAAGAATAAGTTGCAGTAGCGGTTACCTGTGATGGCGAACCTGATCCCACCTTGCCTCCGGCATGGAACCCCTAGACATCATTTACCAACTACTCAATCAACCATTCACTTGACAAGATGTGCTTTTTGATACAAAGTAGTACATTGTTACAAACATGGATAGGATATGTTGTGGCAACATAATCTACAACACGAGTTGTAGAAGTTGTCTAGATTATTACATATTGTGCTTATCATGCTGATACACTCCTTCTTTATTCTTTTgttggagaaaaaaatagaaaattatgATCAAAGATTAGAAGTCTAACCTGCAATATTGGACAGCTACAATTCCAGCCTTGTACTCGGCAGTAGGCCGGCATTGCGAGATCAAAGTGAACGCAGGGGGGGTTGCACCAACCACCATTGTCACTAGGCAGGTACCAGTTGGGAGGGCATTGGTTGGTGCCAGTGACAAAGATGGAAGGCTGACCAGGTTTGCATGACTGTGGGGCATTGACGCACTCGATCTCAAAGCATGACCCACACAACCTGTGCCATCGTTAAACAGAACGTTGCACTGGGCCGCTGTCATGAGGCCACACCCTTGGCTCATTGTATCTGAATATACCACATGCTCCCTCTACACAAGTCAGGAAAACTCGAATCACTTAATTACTCCCTTTGAACTCAAATATATGTTTATGATGTTTGATAGGAGTTTGAGATGGTAGGTTGGATGCACAAGATCCGGCTGTCTCTAGACGAATATATATATTGATAGGAATGTTAACGTAGGCAAGAATAagcgaatgattttgatgaaattcggATGGCAGCCAATCTCTCATCTAGtcatctttttcaaaaatctcaacccattaacaagGGGTTCACATATGTTAATCCTACCAAATAAAAAGGGTAAAGCACAGATGCGTCACCACTCCTCTTTTTATTTGAAGGTTTTATATTAGAAAATTGAGGCTTCATCAAAGTGTCTGAAATAACTAATTTGGTTATTTCTTTCTCCAACAATAATTCTTCaaataatgaagaaaaaaagatcgATAAATAATTGATGCTCGGAGACCATACATAAAGCTCGGTCATGAATTCCAAGTTAAGTGAATTCATAGCGAGATCATGTAGGGCAGAAAGTGACAATATGTAAGCCAAgtagatttttctttttcatttttttttttttttaaagcatggTCTTCACCTCAAAATGTGTAGGTTTGAAAGGAATACATTGAATCGTAGCGCCAATATATATAATAACTCACTGAAGTCCAAATAGATGCATATGATTCAACTAGGCTCTAACGCATGGCTAACTTGAGTTGGATTTGCTGCATGACCCAGTAGAATCAGACTTTGTTCTATGAATTTTGTGAGCCATGAAATGAATTTGTTACCCTTTGCCTGACAACCATCGGCGCCTCCATGGAATGTGGCATGGGCATCGTTCCATGGCCCGGCCCCGAACATGTCATGGCTCATGATAGGACCATGATCGCTAGTGGCCACACCAACTTCAGTGTGCGCCTCCAAGAGCACCAAAGCCACTAGCACAGGCAGTAGGAGAGCGTGGGATGGCAATGCTATGGCGCGACTGCAGCGATAGGCGGCAGGGACTGGAGTGCACTAGAAGCTCTTTCAGACGTGCTTTGGCTCATGGAATTGGAGCTTTATGTATGGGAGTGTTTGCGTGGGGCTTTGTTGAGCTTTAGCTATGTTTAGCTAGCTTAGCCTCTTGGCTTATCGCTAAAAGAGAACATAGAAGAAGGAGAGGCTGAGAGTAATTGGTGAGGTTTGGACTCAAACGGCCATTTCTCTCCCTGCCTCTCTCTGGAGCCAGAAACGCCCAATTCTTTAGGTTTAGACATGGGCCAGGTAACCAAGTAGGAATGAAGGACGGCTGTTTCTTGTTGACATGGGAACATACTGCCTTGCCGCTCTTTTTGACTGCTTAATAATTTGATGCCATATGAACATCACATTGCATACAAAAATGCATGAGACGTAAAATAACTTGCGGATATGACATGGGCACGAGCATCACTGAACGACACATCTCATGAATCTCAATACAGAGTGTTCTGATGATGCTTCATTTGATTGTTATAATGAATTGACGAGTGTCTGACCAACTCCCATGCAAGAAGGTTTCTGAGGCAGAGCAGTGGGCCAAACTTTGAGCTTGCTTGAGCATTGGTTTACAGGGATAGCTAATGTTTCTCTTTTAAAAAATGTGTCAaaggaaaatttgattttattattataCCAACGAGATGAGCGGTAGTTGTTCACTTAGTGACGACAGTGATCGCACCAAATTTCGTGAGAAGCGTTGCATGCCAGTATCTACATACGCTTGAAATTTTTAATTCTGGGGCAGGATGCGTAGTATGCGTTGCAAAAGTCGGGAGAACAACTTCAGTTCAAGGAGTACCAGAGTTCAGCACGTGCTAGTGTGCATGCAGCTAGCTTCAGGCACGGGACCGGCTGCGAGAAAGGGGCCTCAGAGTTTAGGAGTTTGGAGCCCAGCTAGTGTTGGTTGGGCCTTTCGGATTATGTAACCAGAGACCAGCAGGGTACCGTTTCAGTTAGGTGCCTTTGGCTCCTTCTCAATTAAACCAATATGAGCCATCTCTCTAAGTTGTTCTATATGGGAATTTCCTTCTATTTCCACTTCATGCCAACCACATACCCAACAGGGCTCCCCTGGACGCAACTGAGTTTAAATGCCTAGTTTCGGGCAACAAAACATGCATGTAGCCTGACTCGGTTCATTACGGTTTGACCTGGTTTAGCTCCTACTTTGCTGTAGCAAAATGTTTATTGCAGGACCTGAACTCATACCCTCCAATAATAAGTTTATACAGCTATTCTCATGGATAATAACCATATATAATATCACTCAAGTTGGACGTAGGCTGGCTTCATGACTAGCAAGCAAATATTTTCCTTTTAATAATGAATGTCACCAATCCTGCTTTAAGATACATGTCTGGTGCTTTAAGAAGTGCACCAGCAGCATTTTAAGAATAAAATGTACGCCAGTCCAGACCTCGGTGGAAGTTGAAGACAATCATCTGCCGGCTCTACATTCTTGTAATTGACAAAGAAAACGGGTAAACCCCAGAATTAAGAGTATATTCCCGAAAATTTTCGGGACAGATCTTCGTAATATATGTACAAAATAATGTTTTCAAGAACTAAAGATGAGAATACCAATCACACGAGAGCTCGGACGGCTTAAACAGACGATTCCAGGTTCACAATCACAATGCTGGCATGGCCCACTACACAGAAAGCCAACAAAGGCTACTACAAGGCCTCCTCCCGAGTCCTCCGCCATTTAAAACCCCATCAAATTCCCGCTAAACTCACAATTCTCTCACTCCCAATCCTTCTTTAATTTTCCAATATCTTCTTTGATCACCTCTATCGTATTAACCAATAATGGCAACGTTGGAGGAGGACGCCAACCAACACCACCCGGATCCTGACTCTCAAAACGGCAACTACTGCCCCCGCACAGGAATCTACCGATCGCCACACCGCCCGTGCCACCAACTCCCCGCCAACCCCGCCCTAGACGCCGCCTCCTTCGTCCTCTCCCAGTTCCCCCCGCCCCACCTCGCTGAGATTAAGATCGCCCTCGTTGACGCCGCCACTGGCCGCCGCGTCACCTTCTCCGACCTCCGCCGCTCCGCCCTCGCCCTCGCCGCCACCCTCCGCCACGCCCTCGGCATCCAGAAAGGTGATGTCGTCCTCCTCCTTTCCCCGAACTCCATACTCTATCCCGCCATCGTCCTCGGCGTCCTCTCCGCAGGCGCTGTCGTCACCACCGCCAACCCCCTCAATACCGCTGCCGAAGTAGCCAAGCAGGCCCGCGACTCTGGCGCCAAGCTCGCCATCGCTGCCCCTGAGGAGGCCCACAAGACCACCGCCGCCGGCGTCCCCACCATCCTCACCACCCGCTCGGTGCCGGTTGAGTCCGGCGTGGGCGGGCCGCTGTCGGCGGAGGATCTGATGGAGGCCGGCGACCCGGAAGCGGCGCCGCCGGTGGCGGGAGTGGTCCAGTCGGACGTCGCGGTGGTGCTGTACTCATCGGGGACGACGGGGGCGAGCAAGGGGGTGGTGCTGACCCACGCGAACGTGATCGCGATGGTGGCGCTGGTGAGGTGGACGGCGGAGGCGACCGGTGCGGCGGAGGACGTGCACCTGGGGTTCGTCCCGATGTTCCACGTGTACGGCCTGGGTTTCTTCGCGCTGGGGCTGCCGGCGGTGGGGGCCACCACCGTGGTGATGCCCCGCTTCGACTTCCGCTTGATGATGCAGGCGGTGGAGAAGCACGGGGTCAGCAACATCCCGGCGGTGCCGCCAGTGGTGCTGGCGATGACCAAGGCCGGGAAAGGCGGCGGATGGGATTTGTCCGCGCTGAGGAGGGTGGGGACGGGGGCGGCGCCACTGGGGGCGGACGTGGGGAGGGAATTCCGGCGGCGATACCCGTGGGTGGAGCTGAGGGAGGGGTACGGGCTGACGGAGAGCGCGGGAGCGGCGACGTTTTCGGCGGTGGCGGAGGAGGCGAAGGGGAGGCCGGGGGCAGTGGGGCAGCTTCTGCCGGGGTTCGAGGGGAGGGTGGTGGAGGTTGGGACGGGGAAAGGAGTGGGGCCCGGCGGGGTCGGGGAGCTCTGGCTGAGGGGCCCCACCGTGATGAGGGGCTATCTCGGGAACGACGAGGCCACGGCGGATGCGATGGCCGGTGACGGGTGGCTGAAAACCGGCGATCTGGTGTATTTCGACCAGGACGGATACCTGTACGTCGTGGatagaatcaaggagctcatcaaGGTTAAAGGCTTCCAGGtacttatttaatatttatttaaccaAAGTTTTATCCTCTTATAATTAACAACCGTGCGGAGTTAATATTATTGATTAACAACGTCATCTAAAAATTACTGTTTCGGAAGAAATATATATGTATCCGcgggaaaataaaaaaaaaactttcgctGTGTAAACGGTCAAAAGTTTAAACAATGATCATAATAATTGTTACGTTATGGTAAATACTGGTTCTAACGTGGTGGAGATGCCTTGATACTGGTACATACTGGTTCTTATGCTGTCGTATGACTGTCATATAGAGATTTCACACAGCACACCTTCCAAGTATACAAATAGCTGTGGTTTATCTCGTTTATGTAAAAGCATAGAGATAAGTAGATAGGAAATGTATATACCAGGCTGGGATGTGTTAGGTCCACGTACCAATCGGCAGa is a genomic window containing:
- the LOC105055657 gene encoding probable CoA ligase CCL5 isoform X2, producing MATLEEDANQHHPDPDSQNGNYCPRTGIYRSPHRPCHQLPANPALDAASFVLSQFPPPHLAEIKIALVDAATGRRVTFSDLRRSALALAATLRHALGIQKGDVVLLLSPNSILYPAIVLGVLSAGAVVTTANPLNTAAEVAKQARDSGAKLAIAAPEEAHKTTAAGVPTILTTRSVPVESGVGGPLSAEDLMEAGDPEAAPPVAGVVQSDVAVVLYSSGTTGASKGVVLTHANVIAMVALVRWTAEATGAAEDVHLGFVPMFHVYGLGFFALGLPAVGATTVVMPRFDFRLMMQAVEKHGVSNIPAVPPVVLAMTKAGKGGGWDLSALRRVGTGAAPLGADVGREFRRRYPWVELREGYGLTESAGAATFSAVAEEAKGRPGAVGQLLPGFEGRVVEVGTGKGVGPGGVGELWLRGPTVMRGYLGNDEATADAMAGDGWLKTGDLVYFDQDGYLYVVDRIKELIKVKGFQVAPAELEALLLTHPHILDAAVIPLQDEEAGQVPMAYVVRSPNSKLTSEEVMQFVATQYPMINTLHILGFGLAQV
- the LOC105055657 gene encoding peroxisomal OPC-8:0-CoA ligase 1-like isoform X1 — protein: MATLEEDANQHHPDPDSQNGNYCPRTGIYRSPHRPCHQLPANPALDAASFVLSQFPPPHLAEIKIALVDAATGRRVTFSDLRRSALALAATLRHALGIQKGDVVLLLSPNSILYPAIVLGVLSAGAVVTTANPLNTAAEVAKQARDSGAKLAIAAPEEAHKTTAAGVPTILTTRSVPVESGVGGPLSAEDLMEAGDPEAAPPVAGVVQSDVAVVLYSSGTTGASKGVVLTHANVIAMVALVRWTAEATGAAEDVHLGFVPMFHVYGLGFFALGLPAVGATTVVMPRFDFRLMMQAVEKHGVSNIPAVPPVVLAMTKAGKGGGWDLSALRRVGTGAAPLGADVGREFRRRYPWVELREGYGLTESAGAATFSAVAEEAKGRPGAVGQLLPGFEGRVVEVGTGKGVGPGGVGELWLRGPTVMRGYLGNDEATADAMAGDGWLKTGDLVYFDQDGYLYVVDRIKELIKVKGFQVAPAELEALLLTHPHILDAAVIPLQDEEAGQVPMAYVVRSPNSKLTSEEVMQFVATQVAPYKKVKQVAFIEAIPRSTAGKILRKQLVAQNHQAISSKM